gtatgatggttatcgttagtataatggaattttcggctgccagatgttccgttatagagattttagtgacttttgggcgatcgcTTTGTGGGCAAAAATTACCGAACCGTCAAAAATTCAGTTGCCGTTGACGCTTCGCATTTTAACGGCTCGGTGTTTTTCAACTAACAAATCGTATAAAGATGACTTGACGAAGGCGTATGAGGTCTGGTTGTGGATGGACAGCCATCCATTGAAACCTTCTGATTAACTGAGTACcttcattgaaatttaaaaattttgattttttaaatgctttttattattacgaaattatgttcacaatacatcttatatctattttaatagctactgatcattttctattttacaattttaatttaatttggttagtaatcacagtattatattattctaatgttaatctaaagcataataggaaaaagagctcaaaaacctatttacaatccttataaatgttcataatacatctaatacataatattaattaaagactctctaaagtcgatgacctaaagcagattgtgtttaggtaatctgtgtttatacctgaagggtatagacattttgaaatttaaaaataaaaacttagtATTGTATAGACTTCGGCTGGGACTCGGAGCGCTattattaatttcttagaaaaatcatagatttttttttgttctattaCTTTGAAAACTGATGAAACGGTCTAAAATTGCTCTGACGAGAAACCTATCTCTAGTGTTGTATGAAAAGTCATGAAAAATATGTCTATAGCGCATTTTTcagtggttttttttatgtacatataagagttGTAAAGTAAAGCTAAACCCAAGTAAGTAAATCTGGGTGGCCAGACGATTGAACACACGACAAAAGAGCACACGAATATTGCACACAGTGACAAATTAACTTATAGACTACTGAACACAACCGCTAAAAGTTTGAAAAAGTAtgcaatacaaataaaataaatttaaaacactattttgtattttgtcaTGGAACCttatgtaaatcttaaaattatatcaacatatttattggaagtacatttacaattattcgatacatctacatatatagttgATAGAATTGTGAAACTATGTGTTGGTAAGTCGCGCGTATATAACGAACGTGTACGGGCGACTTTAGTCTATATATCTTGGCGGAAAATTTCAACTTTTACTCATTATGAATCGAATCGAACAACCGGTTGCACGTCGTATTACAAACCACGGTGTATGCAAACAATTAACCGATATCTTGTCGTTTATGTCTGTTACTTTTATCGATAGAcaaatattattgcattgttcGCAAAGTTCGCCGAATGGTAGAGCAACTTGCATTTGAATATCGAGAACATGTGagtaaccaaaaaaaaaagcttttcaaAACCAGaatgctttattaattttatcagtttacaaatataatttatcgATGTGCAATATTTGGTGATTCAATTTTGcatcatattataaaattaagataaaTAATCGACTTTACATATAGCATTCACAATTTGGGCGTACATAGTTTTGATTAATGGAACTATACGAAATATTTTGGCACTGCATACAATAAATAGCATGCAGTATCAACAATACTATCATAACAGTATCAACAATActatcatgtatcaatttttaaaagtttatacAATGAAGATTTGTGtcaatattagaaaaaaaaaagtacgtcTCTTACATATATGCTTTTATTGTCATTCATAAACACCTTgttgttataattataattcatagaACTGATAAAACATTTTAGAAGAttgtatttacatttacatatatatacatagtctcAATGACCCAGTTCAACTTCTAAtacatgctattttttatgtaatcagGTTTCAAATgctatcattatattatatgtacataattgcaaatattttgtgtttttataatttaaagtatattttgtaactattgaatgtctgtgtattaatattaaaaacgaTAAGGGTCATTGATAATATCTGTATTGATATcgagaaatatatattttttattcgaataaAATACTCTTACAagtttttattgtgattttcaattaattacgatattattatatttaattacgaataaattatttcatgtgcTTCACGCATTATCTtgctaattaataataaataattaatttggaaTTTTTATGTTGCACTTTGAGTCGTGCAAGAcggattattatattaatattaaatttagcaTCCACTTGCCATACCTATGCATATTTGAACCCGCCAATGCTTTACGATttgtttaactttttttttagtttggttTGATGGTACTCGTATGTTATTTGAACAGGTTTACAAATCTACCAATGCGAATGGAATAAACCCATGACTTGTTCGTTCGGTTACGCTTGACATATGATCGTAtgaattttgttatattatatttctttattGAATCATTTCTTTAAAGTGATGCTTATCTCAAGATTATATATTGACaaggttataattttttttactacacaTTTATAATGTATTTCTATCAGTAATTGTCACACAGCTATTTTCATTGGAAACTGTTTTGCAAGTTTTTTCGTCAGCATAGACACGATTTGCATTCAATCATGGAGTATTTCTCTGGTAAAGTAGTTTAATACGGTAGTTATTCAGGAAGTTTCTagaatatattgtaaaatattgtcTGCTTCTAATTGTAAcaacggtttttttttatataattaacgcAATTTTGATTAGAAATAAACGTTACTGGATTTTTGGTTTCATTTTTAGATTTGTTTGctgacaattgaattaaatattgatccgtttaaggttcgtttatatcaGTAGAACTCAAGCcgacaactacatacatacatacattatatacaggggcgtcatttcagcttttcccagagGGGGGCAAAATTTATTTGACCAGTGAGGAATTACTTTctgaggtgggggggggggggtgtattatgATAAAAAATGGGTATAGCATGCTGTCACTTTGCATTCATTAATAAAAAGACGCTCTATCCCTTTCGCGCGCTTCTGTGTCAGTgcgagaacgcgccaactctcagtaacatACCTGTACATGTCaatgaaacgtatcaagcagaatcgATTTTCTTTGGCctttgtggaaatattcacgcgtGACGTGAAGTCATAGTAGCAAGTGCACCCATACTGATGAAAGTGtcgccatgtacatatgtatatatgaatatttacggAACTGCACTCCTCCAAAATTAGTATGAACGTGTCGAAAACAGGcggtgctgtataatatgaatatacgtAGTCTTTTTCGTACAGTtgtgtgccgagctgttgacgtgcagtgctggataatataaaccgacctttatttgtatataattcttATTGATTGATTTGCTTCGTAGTCAAATTTTGCCCGGATTAATTtcgtgtattatatattatgaggaaataaaaattggactttcgtatattttttgcaatgcGTATTACGCGCAATAGTACTTGGTGCTTGTTACAGCCGTTTAATGCCCgatttccattaaaaaaatattacattgctaaaaatagatttgaaaaaatcattgattgaCTAAGTATTGTAGTATACACTCATAGGccatcagataaattgaataCCAaggatattttttgcatattctTACAGCAACTTCGTACAACAAAGGCATCAGAGCGTGACCCCATCAATCGTTTGTGATGAATGTTGGTGCAAACAGCTCGTATAGTCAGATACTTACCGAGGCCAAGTTCACAGCTGTAGATTATGGAGTTTTCGCATCAATGCTATTgctatctgcagcgacgggcctTTACTTCGGCTGCAAAGGACACTCAAGGACGACAGACGTCCAAGATTATCTCATGGGAAACAGAAACATGAAGATATTTCCAGTAGCAATGTCACTAGTCGGCAGGTGAATTTtcccaaaatacatatataatttgactGTTTGAAATTTGTTTAGAATCGATTTGATAATGCTATCCATTTGAGGCGTTGTTTTACAGTACAATGGCTCGTTAAGTCAAATGCAGTGGCAAGGTTATGCCAAACTACAATAGTGCATTCTGTTTAGGTcggtcgactattttttttttattatttcatattatgttGCTTATTGTCGATGTCCGACTCAGCTATATTTCAGGTGTGACAGTACTCGGAACACCGGCGGAAATCTATAATTTTGGAACTCAGTACTGGATGATAGTCGGAGCCATCTTGGGTAGTGGAATTATAGTTGCCACTGTCTACTTGCCAGTGTTCTCTAAGCTGAAGCTGCAGTCTTCATATGAGGTGATTATCGAATTGAAATTGAGTAATATtgttcgatgcattttcaaagaTTAACGTCATCGCAATTGTACTCTGTTTGGTCTCTAAGTATGTTTTGGCCCATGGCCAAAATTCGCAATGCATAAATAATCTCAAGTTCGCACTCACCATTCGTTAATATCTGAATATCCTTGAAAATGGAGATCTGTCGAACTATGAATGATGTACAAACAAAGCTTATATTATACTTTGTCATATAACAAATCATTGAATGTCTGATACTGTTTGTCTTATTAATCTATAATCTTTTTAATAGTATTTGGAACTGAGGTTTGACAAATCGCTGCGTACAATGGCTTCCATCATGTTTTTGATTGATgaggtaattatttttatattttactacatatgtttaaaaatattatgtaaatacttGACTTTGATAAACAATTGTCATTGATATGAatgcatgcacatacatatatatgcaaatGAAATACTTAATCTtacaatatatgaattttaaatttcagattTTGTTTTTACCCGTTCTTGTGTATGTTCCGGCATTAGCGTTTAATCAAGGTGATATGAAATTTGTTAAAACATTTACtttataataattcatatttgTACTAATGAATAgtttatctaatataatatgcaaTACTTTCAGTTACCGGGATAAACATTCACGTAATCGGCTCTGCCGTGTGTTTAGTTTGCATTTTTTACACAGTTTTGGTAAgactgatttttattataaacgaaGTAAGTTGTTTAAATTTGtttcttattaatattaaattaaaattaagggAGGACTTCGAGCTGTTATCTGGACTGATACATGGCAAGTCGGTGTGATGTTCGGCTCTGTGCTATTAGTTGCAATATTAGGAACAATTCAAGCCGGTGGTTTGAATAATATTCTGGAAGCTGCTTCTGAAGGGGAAAGACTCGAATTTTTTAAGTATATACTTAGattattaattcaaataatgatTATGCATTAATTAACatgtttattacaatatttttatcatttatcaaTTATTATCGAAACGTAAACATGTTATTGAtgccatttttaatattattttccaaATTAAACATATCATACTCGTATAATAGTTCAATTGGTAATACTTTGTTGTTATAGTTGGGACACAAATTTATATCACCGGCATACAGTGTGGGGTACGCTGTTTGGAGGTTGCCTGTATTGGACGGCATTCAATTCTGTAAATCAAACAATGGTACAACGGTACATGGCTCTACCTTCACAAAAATCGGCTGTAATGTatgctttaatatttatataatatggatTTGTATGACTTTGCATTTTCAATTCTATATTTTGATACAATTTCACGGATGTTAGGGCAATTGGACTGTTTTCTGTCGGAGCAGTGTGTGTAGTATCACTTTGTTGCTATTGTGGTCTTTTAATCTTTGAACGATTTGGAGCATGTGATCCAAGAGCTGCTGGATTGTTGCAAGCAGATGACCAACTTTTGCCTGCTTATGTTGCCCTCAGTGCTTCCAATTTACCTGGAGTAATAGGGATCTTTGTGGCTGGAGTTTTTGGTGCTGCTCTCAGGTTATTTGtgataaacaaacattttcatttcttaaactgaagttttactttacttttaaaattttacgttAGTTTTTATGCATAAATTTAATGATATCTAAATACACAtgaatgttataaaatatttatattttagctcCATGTCTGTTGTACTTAATTCATCCGCAACTGTAGTTCTAGAAGATATAATTCGTGGATTATTTGGAAGAAGACCAAATTCTAAGTATGCAACTTTAATTGCAAGAGGAACTGCAGCCATATTGGGAGTATCATCACTCGGTGCTTTATTCTTGATTGAACGTTTGAGTGGAGTATTAAGTGTaagttttttattcatttgattatacttaatagaatagtatgatatatgtattttgaatttaaattttgatacttATGCTATttgctttaatataattttatctatatcatgtacatattttataggttataaaaattaaactttatattacataattagACAATATTATAAATGCCTTAATGATTAGTAGTTTTTAAAAACGATATTATAATGGTATCATTAGGTAGCAACATCTCTATCGGCAATTGCTGCAAGTAGTACTTTCGGTATGTTTACCTTGGGAATGTTATGGCCTTGGGCAACTCCTCGTGGTGCTTTAGCTGGAGCCATTGTTGGTGCCTTAACTGGTGGATGGGCAGCTTTGGGCTCTCAAACTGCTGCTGCTCAAGGGCTTGTTCCACCGGATCGTCGACCGCCGTCTCTCGCCGGTTGTACGGACATATTCAATGCGACAAATATTTGGCCAGATATTCCTatggtatataataaattaatacatgtaaatttaagatatttttttatttactttgattatttttttgtaggCACTTGATCCTGAAACAGTATTTCCATTATATAGAATCTCTTACCACTGGATTGCTCCGATAGGTTTGATAACTACACTCGTCGTTGGTGTAATTGTATCTGCATTGACGAGAAATCATGATGCAGTATCCTCGTTAGTATTATGCTTCTTATTTTTTATGCTCACACATTTTTGTAAGCTAATTAGTGaacatgttattatttttaattagattGGATCCAGATTTACTCTCGCcaataatatatagatttttaccAGAAGGTATAATGAATAATGCTGGAATATCAACAAGAAATCGAAGAAGTATTAGAAATGAAATTGCAGCACCTACCATTGGAGGAATAACTCCATCTACCACATTTAGTTTGTTACTTGCTGATCAAGTAAAAATACCACAAGttcgttaattatttttattacacaactattttatattataagttaACTAATACTCTggttattttttagaaaaatggACAGCGTCATTCCCAAATTATCTGACGCCAGTATTCGTAAAAGTATTATTGATAAAACATTTGGATCCTAAGCAAATTGTATGGGCAATTCCAAAAAGagctttaatttttaaaataaaaaaaatttgttactTACATgaataaatgttataattagtaatgataatatttgtatattgtatttatattttacttcggTTGAAGTAatcgaaatttatattaaaaaaatgaaaatttaaaaaaaagaaaatttatgctgtgtcaaattttaaaaattgatactACTTGTCTCTtgtgttgtattatatttgaaatgtaatgaaaaatatacatgtgtattgtttaaaataaattttatcttttGGAAGGAGTAGTGTAGaatagtttatatatatttacaacaaCGGGTGCCAATATAATGTGTTGACATTTTGGGATCCAAAAATTTGAAatgacattttttaatatacataaatttatatacatatttttatagtgttaaaaataaaagagtttttaaaaatatttcaagctATTTGTTTTTTGATATCCCCATCATTCCCACGTActagtattaaatttatagttttgtttttTGAATCATAACTACACAGATTATCCATTTCCTACGAGATAATTTTATGTGTGAAGAGGAAAGTTTCCCCAGGATATAATTGTCGGAATGTCTGAACTAACGGCTCACCATCGGCTACACCCCCAACCCCGTCATCCGCGCGTAGATAGAAGCTTCTGCCATAATTTCATCAGGGAAAAGTTGCCAAACAATGGTGTGGGGGTGTTCAGGTGAGATGATGCTGTGGCGGCTGCACCGCCTTTCAACCATTACAGTTTCCAAACTGTATGCAAATCATACCGACTTGAATGCGAACGTGCCGCCGGAAAGGAAGGAAGCGGCTTTAGAATATGAATGGAAAAGTGAGTAAAAGCTGTAATAACTCCCGCACGTTGCCGGAAACCAGGCGAGCTGAACCATTCCACAACATTTATCATATCAACTTTCCGGAATAATGATTCATCTCCTAATGCACCGTAACATTCATTGAAAtctattgaattaatttttttctatggaacaaatatgtatgtatgtttttagaCGTATATTTCTATCTTTTTCGTCTCTACTTTCgctgcatcatttttttttactttattaatattacaagcctcttctatgtttgccttcgctcgttcgtctgacaacatttggatttgatatcctacattcttccgatcgttttgaaactttgccattttgcgcggtttggtcaacaatatatattcaaatcaaatccgccagtacgatggtgaaaaataatcgtaatagataagtttaaaaaaatgctataattttgaccatcttgatgtctaatggtaagttgccatatttattttcctttctGCCACCCTCTcactttgtcagattttaattgtttgtttaaacgcctatagctttttctttttctcaCTATatcgtatacatttttttagcaTAACATTCATGGTATGACATTGAGTTTAATATGACATAATATTAAACTGAAATGCCTcaaaggtatatatgtatattcatgtaaatttaacaattattgaaagtagtCAACCCCTGAACGGGAAAAGGATCAGTCAGACTGACAGAACTACAAGTCCGCGAAAGAGGGATGGGGGAAGATATTTATGAAAGTCAGTCATGCCTCTGAAAATACGCAAATCGCGTTCATTTAAATGTAACAACCCGCTATGCCGCCGACAGTCCTGGATTGAATTTTAAGTTtcgcaaatttattttaatgctcaattttgaatttgtaaTTGCAATTGGCGTGCGGTAAAAAGGTGTACGAGACAACACGAAGAATTTAATTCACGCGGTAGTTCTTAGCACTCGTGACGTTTCTGACACGTGTGATGGAAATACTCGCTGGAAGTTGTGACGCTAAGTGAAAGTTCACGTTGTTGCTCAAACTGACATGGTGATGAGAAGACTCTTAGCGTATTTGGCGAATCATCGTGCTAAAGTTTCTTGTCAATTTCAAATTACTATCACATTACATCACATGAACTTTTcaatgtatacctacatacatacatataaaatgattcCGCTGCTATTAAGATTTGAAATGCAGCTATTAAGTTAAACTTTCGTTTGCAACCAAGGGAGGAGTTCACACCGGGTGCCGggaatttaattacttgatCGCTTAGAACGAGTTGATGGGATAATAGTAAGGACAGCAAAATTATCCTAGAACTGTGTGCATCGGTTGGAGTTGGCCATTTTCAAGCCATAATCAAGTATGCGATTCATCAACTTCTACAATAAAAAGCTTTGGAATTGAGTCTTTGTTAAAAACTGACGAAAAGAACGTTTAAAAAAGTCATCGAAAAACTTAAGGTTGCCATAGTTTGTCGAATTAtatagaaatttattttgtgatGGTGGAAAATTTTGAAAGGAGTTGATGATATATGTAACTGCGTAAACTAGTAATAAATTACTAGTGCTCCTAcctattaaataa
The nucleotide sequence above comes from Arctopsyche grandis isolate Sample6627 chromosome 4, ASM5162203v2, whole genome shotgun sequence. Encoded proteins:
- the SLC5A11 gene encoding sodium/solute co-transporter-like 5A11 isoform X1, yielding MNVGANSSYSQILTEAKFTAVDYGVFASMLLLSAATGLYFGCKGHSRTTDVQDYLMGNRNMKIFPVAMSLVGSYISGVTVLGTPAEIYNFGTQYWMIVGAILGSGIIVATVYLPVFSKLKLQSSYEYLELRFDKSLRTMASIMFLIDEILFLPVLVYVPALAFNQVTGINIHVIGSAVCLVCIFYTVLGGLRAVIWTDTWQVGVMFGSVLLVAILGTIQAGGLNNILEAASEGERLEFFNWDTNLYHRHTVWGTLFGGCLYWTAFNSVNQTMVQRYMALPSQKSAVMAIGLFSVGAVCVVSLCCYCGLLIFERFGACDPRAAGLLQADDQLLPAYVALSASNLPGVIGIFVAGVFGAALSSMSVVLNSSATVVLEDIIRGLFGRRPNSKYATLIARGTAAILGVSSLGALFLIERLSGVLSVATSLSAIAASSTFGMFTLGMLWPWATPRGALAGAIVGALTGGWAALGSQTAAAQGLVPPDRRPPSLAGCTDIFNATNIWPDIPMALDPETVFPLYRISYHWIAPIGLITTLVVGVIVSALTRNHDAVSSLDPDLLSPIIYRFLPEGIMNNAGISTRNRRSIRNEIAAPTIGGITPSTTFSLLLADQVKIPQKNGQRHSQII
- the SLC5A11 gene encoding sodium/solute co-transporter-like 5A11 isoform X2, whose product is MPNYNSAFCLGVTVLGTPAEIYNFGTQYWMIVGAILGSGIIVATVYLPVFSKLKLQSSYEYLELRFDKSLRTMASIMFLIDEILFLPVLVYVPALAFNQVTGINIHVIGSAVCLVCIFYTVLGGLRAVIWTDTWQVGVMFGSVLLVAILGTIQAGGLNNILEAASEGERLEFFNWDTNLYHRHTVWGTLFGGCLYWTAFNSVNQTMVQRYMALPSQKSAVMAIGLFSVGAVCVVSLCCYCGLLIFERFGACDPRAAGLLQADDQLLPAYVALSASNLPGVIGIFVAGVFGAALSSMSVVLNSSATVVLEDIIRGLFGRRPNSKYATLIARGTAAILGVSSLGALFLIERLSGVLSVATSLSAIAASSTFGMFTLGMLWPWATPRGALAGAIVGALTGGWAALGSQTAAAQGLVPPDRRPPSLAGCTDIFNATNIWPDIPMALDPETVFPLYRISYHWIAPIGLITTLVVGVIVSALTRNHDAVSSLDPDLLSPIIYRFLPEGIMNNAGISTRNRRSIRNEIAAPTIGGITPSTTFSLLLADQVKIPQKNGQRHSQII